In one Niallia taxi genomic region, the following are encoded:
- a CDS encoding sensor histidine kinase produces MLRNRELRFYLLILSIIALLSTMLAYLYISAAAAIYVFVTCMVLICVQVISTWWRYREIAKLSGHLRRIANGDYQFDIRDNYEGELSILKSEIYKVTLMLSQQGSSLKKDKSKLTDAISDISHQLKTPLTSMMVMADLLSGKITEEKRQEFTRNIRIQLERIEWLVSSLLKLSKIDAGSVTFKKEKVPVIQVIEKAAEAVLIPMDIKQQSLKTEGDRNAVFYGDLKWTAEAILNILKNGIEHTAEGGEIYFSFFENALFTELSIRDTGKGIPKKDLPHIFKRFYKGENAGEDSVGIGLAMAYSIISAQNGDIEVVSKEGEGTTFQIKFYKQAINSIK; encoded by the coding sequence ATGCTTCGCAATCGGGAATTACGCTTTTACTTGTTGATTCTTTCCATAATCGCATTGCTGTCCACTATGTTGGCTTATCTTTATATATCTGCAGCTGCTGCTATTTATGTGTTTGTTACATGTATGGTGCTAATTTGTGTACAGGTTATCTCTACATGGTGGCGCTACAGGGAAATTGCTAAGCTGTCAGGTCACTTGCGCCGCATAGCGAACGGAGATTATCAATTTGATATAAGAGATAATTATGAAGGTGAACTAAGCATTCTAAAAAGCGAGATATATAAGGTAACATTGATGCTGTCGCAGCAAGGGTCTTCCTTGAAGAAGGATAAATCGAAATTGACCGATGCCATTTCCGATATTTCTCATCAGTTAAAGACACCGTTGACCTCCATGATGGTTATGGCTGATTTGTTAAGCGGAAAAATAACCGAAGAAAAAAGACAAGAATTCACGAGGAATATCCGCATTCAGTTAGAGCGCATTGAATGGCTTGTATCCTCATTGTTAAAGCTCTCAAAAATTGATGCAGGCTCTGTTACGTTTAAAAAAGAAAAGGTTCCTGTCATTCAAGTGATTGAAAAAGCAGCAGAGGCAGTTCTTATACCAATGGATATAAAACAGCAGTCACTTAAAACGGAGGGTGACAGGAATGCAGTTTTTTATGGAGATTTAAAATGGACAGCAGAAGCAATCCTTAATATTTTAAAAAACGGGATTGAGCATACAGCAGAAGGTGGGGAGATTTACTTTTCCTTTTTTGAGAATGCCTTATTTACGGAACTAAGCATTCGCGACACTGGGAAGGGAATTCCGAAAAAAGATTTGCCACATATCTTTAAGCGCTTTTATAAAGGCGAAAATGCTGGAGAGGATTCCGTTGGTATTGGCCTTGCGATGGCATACAGCATCATTTCCGCCCAAAACGGTGATATCGAGGTTGTAAGTAAGGAAGGGGAGGGCACTACCTTCCAGATTAAATTTTATAAGCAGGCAATAAACAGCATTAAGTGA
- a CDS encoding ABC transporter ATP-binding protein, translating to MDILKIENLSKVYGKGDTEVKALDNVSFTVKKGEFVVIIGPSGSGKSTLLHLLGGVDRPTSGKVLVDDTDIYALDETALAIFRRRQIGLIYQFYNLIPILTVEENITLPILLDQHEVDNSKFEDIVRVLGLKDRLGHLPNQLSGGQQQRVSIGRALISNPAIVLADEPTGNLDSKNSKEIMELLKMFNKTFNQTLIVITHDERIAMQADRVIAIEDGKVAKDEVIRP from the coding sequence ATGGATATTTTAAAAATTGAAAATCTGTCTAAAGTGTACGGAAAAGGAGATACAGAGGTTAAGGCTTTGGACAATGTATCCTTTACAGTCAAAAAAGGCGAATTCGTTGTAATTATTGGTCCATCTGGCTCAGGTAAATCAACTTTGCTGCATTTGCTTGGAGGTGTTGACAGGCCAACAAGCGGAAAGGTGTTAGTAGATGATACAGATATTTACGCACTTGATGAGACAGCTTTAGCAATCTTTAGAAGAAGACAAATCGGCCTTATTTATCAGTTTTATAATTTGATCCCAATTTTGACTGTAGAAGAAAATATCACACTGCCAATATTGCTTGACCAGCATGAGGTGGACAACAGCAAGTTTGAGGATATCGTTCGTGTGCTTGGCTTGAAGGACCGTCTCGGGCATTTGCCGAATCAGCTTTCTGGCGGACAGCAGCAGCGTGTATCAATTGGCCGTGCTCTAATCAGTAATCCAGCTATCGTGCTTGCAGACGAGCCGACAGGTAATCTTGACAGCAAAAACAGTAAGGAAATTATGGAATTATTAAAGATGTTCAATAAAACATTTAACCAGACATTGATTGTTATTACACACGATGAAAGGATTGCCATGCAAGCAGACAGAGTCATAGCTATTGAGGATGGGAAGGTTGCAAAGGATGAGGTGATTCGTCCGTGA
- a CDS encoding excalibur calcium-binding domain-containing protein: MKTIIKATLATGLLFSFTLGTVHNAEAATKVVTYKNCTELNKKYKGGVARAANVKNKGGKTKYKPYVSKALYDANKKSDRDKDLIACEK, from the coding sequence ATGAAAACAATTATTAAAGCAACTTTGGCAACAGGCCTGCTTTTTAGCTTCACACTTGGCACAGTCCATAATGCAGAGGCTGCTACAAAAGTAGTTACCTACAAAAACTGCACAGAGCTAAATAAAAAATACAAAGGCGGAGTAGCCCGCGCTGCAAATGTGAAAAACAAAGGCGGAAAAACAAAATACAAGCCATACGTATCGAAAGCTCTTTATGACGCCAACAAAAAAAGCGATAGAGATAAAGATTTAATTGCTTGTGAAAAATAA
- a CDS encoding LysR family transcriptional regulator, with translation MTLQQLKYVVEIVLCGSINEAARRLYMSQPSLSKAVKELEKEMGFEIFLRTSKGITLSKNGAEFLGYARQVVEQAELLERRYFDSAPSQQLFSVSTQHYAFAVNAFVEMIKQHGADEYQFTLRETRTYEIIEDVKNFRSEIGILYVSSFNEKVMLQMLEQEGLDFHSLFEAGPHIFVSAQNPLAKRSSVTLGDLEAYPRLSFEQGEFNSFYYAEEIFSTIPRKKSIQVSDRATLFNLLIGLNGYTISTGILSSDLNGSDIVSVPLAEEETISVGWIVHKKTRLSRIANLYLEELKRFVDYYAPK, from the coding sequence ATGACACTCCAGCAATTGAAGTATGTGGTGGAAATAGTTTTATGCGGCTCTATTAATGAAGCGGCAAGGCGTTTATATATGTCACAGCCGAGTTTGTCTAAGGCAGTTAAAGAGCTGGAAAAGGAGATGGGCTTTGAGATTTTTTTACGGACGTCAAAAGGAATCACTTTATCAAAAAACGGTGCTGAATTTCTCGGATATGCCCGCCAAGTAGTGGAGCAGGCGGAGCTGCTTGAACGGAGGTATTTTGACAGCGCGCCATCTCAACAGCTTTTCTCTGTATCGACACAGCATTATGCATTTGCTGTAAACGCATTTGTCGAAATGATCAAACAGCATGGAGCGGACGAATATCAATTTACTTTGCGGGAAACACGGACATATGAAATCATTGAGGATGTTAAAAACTTTCGCAGTGAAATTGGTATCCTTTATGTCAGCTCGTTTAATGAAAAGGTTATGCTGCAAATGCTCGAACAGGAAGGACTTGATTTCCATTCTTTATTTGAGGCGGGTCCGCATATTTTTGTGAGTGCCCAAAATCCGCTAGCGAAAAGGTCTTCGGTAACGCTTGGAGATTTAGAAGCATATCCGCGGCTGTCTTTTGAACAAGGGGAGTTTAATTCCTTTTATTATGCGGAGGAAATATTCAGTACTATTCCTCGCAAAAAATCAATCCAAGTGAGTGACCGTGCTACTTTATTCAATCTGCTGATTGGGCTGAATGGGTACACCATTTCAACAGGGATTTTAAGCTCGGACTTAAATGGATCTGACATTGTTTCTGTTCCGCTAGCTGAAGAGGAAACGATTTCAGTAGGATGGATTGTACACAAAAAAACAAGATTAAGCAGGATTGCAAACCTTTATTTAGAAGAGCTTAAAAGATTTGTCGATTACTATGCTCCTAAGTGA
- a CDS encoding 5-methyltetrahydropteroyltriglutamate--homocysteine S-methyltransferase, with protein sequence MQTIDKSSQKTAPFRADQVGSLLRSEAIKKARLQRAADEITAEQLKTIENEEIARIVEKQKEVGLQAVTDGEFRRAWWHFDFLEDLQGVTGYQTGSGIQFQQKQTKSRAIKVTDKLGFDKHPFLEDFKFLQAAAGDHTAKLTIPSPSMLHFRGEVDKAVYPDQDEFFADLAQTYKKGLQAFYDAGCRYVQLDDTSWAYLCSEEQKEQLRAKGMDPDYLSRKYLETLNEAVSDRPDDFKVTMHICRGNFRSTWISSGGYEPVAEKLFGHLNIDGFFLEYDNDRSGGFEPLRFVNRPDLNIVLGLITSKFGELEDKDVIKRRIEEASRYVDLNQLCLSPQCGFASTEEGNLLTEEQQWDKLRHVVEISNDVWK encoded by the coding sequence ATGCAAACGATTGATAAATCATCACAGAAAACAGCACCATTTCGCGCAGACCAAGTAGGAAGCTTATTGAGATCTGAGGCAATTAAGAAGGCGCGTCTACAAAGAGCAGCTGACGAAATTACTGCAGAGCAATTAAAAACAATAGAAAATGAAGAGATTGCCAGAATTGTAGAAAAGCAGAAGGAAGTTGGCCTTCAAGCTGTAACAGATGGAGAATTCCGCAGAGCATGGTGGCATTTTGATTTTCTTGAGGACCTACAAGGTGTGACAGGCTATCAAACTGGGTCTGGTATCCAATTCCAGCAAAAGCAAACAAAATCACGTGCTATTAAGGTTACGGACAAGCTTGGGTTTGACAAGCACCCATTCCTTGAGGATTTTAAATTTCTTCAAGCTGCAGCTGGTGACCATACAGCAAAATTGACGATTCCAAGTCCAAGTATGCTTCATTTCCGCGGTGAAGTTGACAAGGCTGTGTATCCGGACCAAGATGAATTTTTCGCAGATCTTGCACAAACATACAAAAAGGGCCTTCAAGCGTTTTATGATGCAGGCTGCCGTTATGTGCAACTTGATGACACATCATGGGCATACCTTTGTTCAGAAGAACAGAAGGAACAGCTGCGCGCAAAAGGAATGGATCCTGACTACTTAAGCAGAAAATATTTAGAAACGCTGAATGAAGCAGTTTCTGATCGTCCAGATGATTTCAAAGTAACAATGCATATATGCCGAGGGAATTTCCGTTCTACATGGATTTCTTCAGGTGGTTATGAGCCGGTTGCTGAAAAGCTGTTTGGTCATTTAAATATTGATGGATTCTTCCTTGAATATGATAATGATCGTTCAGGTGGTTTTGAACCGCTCCGTTTCGTTAACAGACCAGACTTAAATATCGTACTTGGATTAATCACTTCTAAATTCGGTGAACTAGAGGATAAGGATGTTATTAAACGTCGTATTGAAGAAGCATCACGCTATGTTGACTTAAATCAGTTGTGCTTAAGCCCGCAGTGCGGCTTTGCATCAACAGAAGAAGGCAACCTGCTGACAGAAGAGCAGCAATGGGATAAGCTCCGCCATGTTGTAGAAATTTCAAATGATGTTTGGAAATAA
- a CDS encoding HAD family hydrolase translates to MIKAVLFDLDGTLLNRNESVLHFAERQYNRIIKKTSDISKETYISRFITLDEKGYVWKDKVYQQLVEEFHLAGITWQELLQDYVEEFPYSCVPFSYLKEMLAQLSSAGLRLGIISNGYGRFQQSNIESLGIKHFFDEILISEWEGLRKPDPAIFLRALQRLEVNPEESLFIGDHPRNDIEAARNVGMLGVWKENSDWSSAGMDYIVKDLAEIPMLIKKLNQDM, encoded by the coding sequence ATGATAAAAGCAGTTTTGTTTGATTTAGATGGAACATTATTAAACAGAAATGAATCAGTCCTGCATTTTGCTGAACGACAATATAACCGCATAATAAAAAAGACAAGCGATATTTCGAAAGAAACATATATAAGCAGATTCATCACCTTGGATGAAAAGGGCTATGTTTGGAAGGATAAAGTCTATCAGCAGCTTGTTGAAGAATTTCACTTGGCCGGAATCACTTGGCAGGAGCTGCTGCAAGATTATGTAGAGGAGTTTCCGTATAGCTGTGTGCCTTTTTCATATTTAAAAGAAATGTTAGCACAGCTTTCATCAGCAGGGCTTCGCTTAGGAATCATTTCAAACGGATATGGGCGGTTTCAGCAAAGTAATATAGAGTCGTTAGGAATCAAACACTTTTTTGATGAGATATTGATATCAGAATGGGAGGGTTTGCGAAAGCCAGATCCGGCCATTTTTCTGCGTGCGCTGCAAAGGCTGGAAGTAAATCCTGAAGAAAGCCTTTTTATCGGCGATCATCCGCGAAATGATATAGAAGCAGCCCGTAATGTTGGAATGCTTGGAGTATGGAAAGAGAATTCTGATTGGAGCAGTGCTGGAATGGATTATATCGTAAAGGATTTGGCAGAGATTCCAATGCTGATAAAAAAACTCAATCAAGACATGTAA
- a CDS encoding ABC transporter permease has translation MNIIQKLTIRHLKENKRRTIVTIIGVIISTAMIMAVATLGVSFLDLSIRQSISTDGEWHLKYEDVNQDQIAEIEKDNATKGLFLSKDLGYSKIKDATNIYKPYIFYKAFNEAGFNAFHIKMEDGRLPENPNELILSKSIVEEYTSYKIGDKITVDIGKRVDRENSEGEELTQRLSVVTDEEGNLKEELADTVQKTFTIVGIMENPSWAYTWEAGYTALSYVDFTTISQTDTADAVVVLNKVNGSIFDHAEGLAKKINTKQITYNDELLRYYGVTDNDSLRTTLYASGAVIVAVIIIGSIALIYNAFAISVSERARHLGMLSSVGATKKQKRNAVFFEGMVIGAISIPIGILAGIGGIGATFIFLNSFIEGALGVSQKLELVVTPYSVLIAIVVSVFTIFISAFLPARKASKISAIDAIRQTQDVKLTGKAVKTSKLVRKLFGIEAEIGLKNLKRHKRRYHATVFSLVISIVLFLAVAFFTSNIKKSLELSQENVSFDIQVYSSGFMQPSDYIPLTKLSYVEDSTILRESYVLSTWVKESAIADELKEMVADDKSLLKKGEFQYTVHLVGLDEASFKEYAKEAGVSLDKFTDDNIPMGILIDKISYQDYDTRKFIETTTVHAKKGDNFELHYSDGENDTAISKVGIAGMTNKLPLGMNTGGVGSIDIIVSDKTFSQLSDNEKTKDFFDTSLYLNSSDPLATQKELEDVKTSNMYVYNVYQNKQENEQMLLFMSVFTYGFIILISLISVANIFNTISTSIALRKREFAMLRSVGMTPKGFNKMLQYESMFYGLKALLYGLPLSIAVMVLLYFSIRQTFEYGFALPWMSMLFSIIAIFVIVGLAMMYATVKIKKENIIDGLKQENI, from the coding sequence GTGAATATTATCCAAAAGCTTACAATCAGACATTTAAAGGAAAACAAAAGACGAACGATTGTAACCATCATTGGTGTTATTATTTCCACGGCAATGATTATGGCAGTGGCAACACTTGGTGTTTCCTTTCTTGATTTGTCGATAAGACAGTCTATTTCTACTGATGGCGAATGGCATTTAAAATATGAGGACGTCAACCAGGATCAAATTGCGGAAATAGAAAAGGATAATGCGACAAAAGGGCTTTTTTTGTCAAAGGATTTAGGATACTCCAAGATAAAGGATGCCACGAATATATATAAGCCGTATATCTTTTATAAGGCATTTAATGAAGCTGGATTTAACGCATTTCATATTAAAATGGAAGATGGGCGCCTTCCTGAAAATCCTAATGAGTTAATTCTTTCAAAAAGTATTGTGGAAGAATATACGTCATATAAAATTGGTGACAAAATTACGGTAGATATAGGTAAACGAGTTGATAGGGAAAATTCGGAAGGCGAGGAGCTGACACAGCGGTTAAGCGTTGTTACAGATGAAGAAGGAAATCTTAAAGAGGAGCTTGCTGATACTGTCCAAAAAACCTTTACTATTGTTGGAATTATGGAAAATCCGTCTTGGGCTTATACTTGGGAGGCTGGCTATACAGCATTAAGCTATGTTGATTTCACAACCATTTCCCAAACAGATACAGCTGATGCGGTTGTTGTGCTAAATAAAGTAAATGGCTCTATATTTGACCATGCAGAGGGCCTAGCGAAAAAGATAAATACTAAACAAATCACATACAATGATGAGCTGCTTCGTTATTATGGAGTAACAGATAATGATAGTCTGCGCACAACCCTTTATGCTAGCGGTGCTGTGATTGTCGCTGTTATTATCATCGGTTCTATCGCACTTATTTATAATGCATTTGCCATAAGCGTGTCAGAGAGGGCAAGACATTTAGGAATGCTTTCAAGTGTTGGTGCAACAAAAAAACAAAAGCGGAATGCGGTGTTTTTTGAAGGAATGGTCATCGGTGCAATTAGTATTCCGATTGGCATTTTAGCAGGAATTGGGGGAATTGGTGCAACCTTTATCTTCCTAAATTCATTTATTGAAGGAGCTTTAGGTGTATCCCAAAAGCTGGAGCTAGTTGTAACACCATACTCTGTTCTGATTGCAATAGTAGTTTCTGTTTTTACTATTTTTATATCTGCCTTTTTGCCAGCACGCAAGGCATCAAAAATTTCGGCAATTGATGCGATCCGTCAAACACAGGATGTGAAGCTGACAGGAAAAGCAGTCAAAACATCAAAGCTTGTACGGAAGCTGTTTGGAATAGAAGCAGAAATAGGGCTGAAAAATTTAAAACGCCATAAACGCAGATATCATGCTACTGTTTTTTCATTAGTTATCAGCATTGTCCTATTTTTAGCAGTAGCCTTTTTTACATCAAATATTAAAAAGTCTCTGGAGTTGTCACAGGAAAATGTCAGCTTTGATATTCAAGTATACAGCTCTGGCTTTATGCAGCCGAGTGATTATATTCCGTTAACAAAGCTTTCGTATGTTGAGGACAGTACGATATTACGAGAATCATATGTGTTAAGTACATGGGTTAAGGAAAGTGCTATTGCAGATGAGCTGAAAGAAATGGTTGCAGATGACAAGAGTTTACTTAAGAAGGGTGAATTCCAGTATACAGTACATCTTGTCGGTCTTGATGAAGCAAGTTTTAAAGAATATGCAAAAGAGGCAGGTGTTTCGTTAGACAAATTCACTGATGATAATATCCCGATGGGAATTCTCATAGACAAAATCTCCTATCAGGATTACGATACGAGAAAATTTATTGAAACTACTACGGTCCATGCTAAAAAAGGAGATAATTTCGAGCTGCATTACAGTGATGGCGAAAATGACACTGCAATAAGTAAGGTGGGAATTGCTGGTATGACAAATAAGCTTCCACTCGGTATGAATACAGGAGGAGTTGGCAGCATTGATATCATCGTATCAGACAAGACGTTTTCACAGCTGTCTGATAACGAAAAAACAAAGGATTTTTTCGATACGTCACTGTATTTGAACAGCTCTGATCCTCTTGCAACCCAAAAGGAACTAGAGGACGTTAAAACCTCAAATATGTATGTATACAATGTTTATCAAAATAAGCAGGAAAATGAACAAATGCTTCTGTTTATGTCTGTTTTCACCTACGGGTTCATCATCCTTATTTCGCTGATTTCCGTTGCAAATATATTCAATACAATCAGCACAAGTATTGCATTAAGAAAACGGGAATTTGCGATGCTTCGTTCCGTCGGGATGACACCGAAGGGCTTTAATAAAATGCTGCAATACGAAAGTATGTTTTATGGATTAAAAGCCTTGCTGTATGGCCTGCCTTTAAGCATCGCTGTTATGGTGCTGCTGTACTTCTCTATAAGACAGACATTTGAGTATGGTTTTGCATTACCATGGATGAGCATGCTATTTTCAATTATCGCTATCTTTGTCATCGTTGGTTTAGCGATGATGTATGCAACTGTAAAAATAAAAAAAGAAAATATTATTGATGGATTGAAGCAGGAAAATATTTAA
- a CDS encoding methylated-DNA--[protein]-cysteine S-methyltransferase: MSDKYMIDYQSPIGLVEITGTEEGVYSVLFTERDILQYPLLENTPKSLIDCYQQLDLYFKGELETFTFPYIVEGTDFQKNVWNTLPSISYGKTGSYKDIAAAIGNEKAVRAVGSTNGKNKLCIVLPCHRIIGSNGSLTGYAGGLWRKEWLLEHENKHAPK; encoded by the coding sequence ATGAGCGATAAATATATGATTGATTATCAATCACCAATTGGGCTTGTTGAAATCACAGGTACCGAAGAAGGGGTATACTCTGTACTGTTTACAGAAAGAGACATCTTGCAATATCCCTTGTTGGAAAATACGCCAAAATCATTAATAGATTGCTATCAACAGCTTGATTTGTATTTTAAAGGAGAGCTTGAGACATTTACTTTTCCATATATAGTCGAAGGTACAGATTTCCAAAAAAATGTGTGGAATACATTACCGTCTATTTCTTACGGTAAAACCGGCTCCTATAAAGACATTGCAGCAGCAATCGGTAATGAAAAGGCAGTTCGGGCAGTTGGCAGTACAAATGGCAAAAATAAGCTTTGTATTGTTCTGCCATGTCACCGGATTATTGGCAGCAATGGCAGCTTGACAGGTTATGCAGGCGGCCTGTGGCGAAAGGAATGGCTTTTGGAGCATGAAAACAAACATGCCCCGAAATGA
- a CDS encoding methyl-accepting chemotaxis protein yields the protein MKLLKNLNITRKLLIITLVSAAALCSVGFLGLNYIRVMAEDSEVIYKENLLPITDMLQIRINTRSSSAYTLELLLTTDAAKNKELQVEIKSAWEEIDTLVAKIESGKMTAEEKTLLDQFKEEVTPLTAGRDKVVALALANKNTEGYEIYLKEVETNRAKVNETLKELVAAKTKHAEKLYTKSKETLTTVTIFVAAVIILAVLLLLLLSYFIGRMIVKPVKEVKELLSMAEDGDFTVKGSYQSKDEIGELANSFNNMTAKLQSVFSTVYDSSQQVAAASEELSASAEENSKASEHITLTMQELSVGTDKQVDKIEDSADIISNITTYTKTIADNTDKITKDVLHASQVSAEGNEAITEVNKQMNSIYANVTSLSEAVRSLNERSNEIGEITNVITGISAQTNLLALNAAIEAARAGEHGKGFAVVADEVRTLAEESTKSTEQISNLIQLIQKDTEYTLQTMERASQEVNSGLTVVHTAGASFQKIETAVNGVVSQIEDISEALQKLANGTETVHTSMDEVSDVAKDSASITQNISAATQEQLASMEEITSSSQALALLADDLQAIIKQFKIG from the coding sequence TTGAAACTGCTAAAAAACTTAAACATTACCAGAAAGCTTTTGATTATCACACTAGTAAGTGCTGCAGCACTTTGCTCAGTTGGTTTTTTAGGCTTAAATTATATTCGTGTTATGGCTGAGGATTCAGAAGTTATCTACAAGGAGAATCTGCTGCCGATAACTGATATGCTGCAAATTAGAATTAACACAAGGTCAAGCAGCGCCTATACACTTGAACTTCTGCTGACAACAGATGCAGCTAAAAATAAAGAACTGCAGGTGGAGATTAAGTCTGCCTGGGAGGAAATTGATACACTTGTTGCCAAGATTGAGAGTGGCAAAATGACTGCGGAAGAAAAAACACTGCTTGACCAGTTTAAGGAGGAGGTAACTCCTTTGACTGCAGGAAGAGATAAAGTGGTTGCTCTTGCTCTTGCTAATAAAAACACAGAAGGCTATGAAATTTACTTAAAAGAAGTAGAAACAAACAGAGCAAAAGTAAACGAAACGTTAAAAGAGCTTGTTGCCGCGAAAACAAAGCATGCAGAAAAGCTTTACACGAAAAGTAAGGAAACCTTAACTACAGTTACTATTTTTGTTGCGGCTGTCATCATTTTGGCTGTTTTGCTGCTGTTACTATTGAGCTATTTTATCGGCCGGATGATTGTAAAACCAGTCAAGGAAGTAAAAGAGCTTCTTTCTATGGCAGAGGATGGAGATTTTACTGTTAAAGGAAGCTACCAATCAAAGGATGAAATTGGCGAACTTGCTAATTCCTTCAATAATATGACAGCAAAGCTTCAATCTGTTTTCAGTACTGTATATGATTCTTCGCAACAGGTTGCTGCTGCTTCAGAAGAGCTGAGTGCAAGTGCGGAGGAAAACAGCAAAGCAAGTGAGCATATAACACTTACCATGCAGGAGCTTTCTGTAGGAACAGATAAACAAGTTGATAAAATCGAAGACAGTGCCGATATCATCAGCAATATTACGACATATACAAAAACAATTGCTGATAATACAGATAAAATAACAAAAGATGTCCTTCATGCATCTCAAGTGTCTGCAGAGGGAAATGAAGCAATTACAGAAGTAAATAAGCAAATGAATTCTATTTATGCTAATGTTACCAGCTTATCAGAAGCTGTCAGAAGCTTAAATGAACGTTCAAATGAAATCGGAGAAATTACGAATGTCATCACTGGCATTTCAGCCCAAACAAACCTGTTGGCATTGAATGCAGCAATTGAAGCGGCACGTGCTGGAGAGCATGGCAAAGGCTTTGCAGTCGTTGCTGATGAAGTTAGAACACTTGCAGAGGAATCTACTAAATCAACAGAACAAATCTCGAACTTGATTCAATTAATTCAGAAGGATACAGAGTATACACTTCAAACAATGGAAAGAGCCTCACAAGAAGTTAACTCAGGCTTAACTGTCGTTCATACAGCAGGTGCCTCCTTCCAAAAAATCGAAACAGCCGTTAATGGTGTCGTCTCGCAAATTGAAGACATTTCAGAAGCACTGCAAAAACTAGCAAATGGAACAGAAACTGTTCACACTTCAATGGATGAAGTTAGTGATGTAGCAAAGGATTCTGCTTCCATCACACAAAATATCTCTGCTGCAACACAGGAACAGCTTGCCTCGATGGAAGAAATCACTTCCTCTTCTCAAGCGCTGGCCCTTTTAGCAGATGATCTACAAGCAATCATTAAGCAATTTAAAATTGGTTAA
- a CDS encoding general stress protein, with translation MAKSIVAVYETPQETIDAIERLTAKGYEAEDFSVVTNRKDTDYLESRTDANIASAEDNESAGFFERLKSYFTMEDLGFGANENKTADIDIPAVELDQYSDQLEEGKFLLAVEGDVNEITANIANDYPNMRPLNDVNPTNRAQGMNISLGSNEDYERRNPVFEDTPDTPILERRAGGNNNREATDEVVLDRSFPRNEHLSK, from the coding sequence ATGGCAAAAAGTATAGTAGCTGTTTATGAGACTCCCCAAGAGACAATTGATGCCATTGAAAGATTAACTGCAAAAGGATATGAAGCAGAGGATTTTTCTGTTGTGACGAACAGAAAAGACACGGATTATCTCGAATCACGGACAGATGCAAATATTGCCTCTGCAGAAGATAATGAATCAGCTGGTTTTTTTGAAAGATTAAAAAGCTATTTCACAATGGAGGACCTTGGATTTGGCGCAAATGAAAACAAAACTGCCGACATAGACATACCAGCAGTTGAGCTGGATCAGTATTCAGACCAGCTGGAAGAAGGGAAGTTTTTGCTCGCTGTTGAAGGAGATGTTAACGAAATCACTGCAAACATAGCAAATGACTATCCAAATATGCGGCCATTAAATGACGTTAATCCGACAAACAGAGCACAAGGGATGAATATTTCCTTAGGGTCAAATGAGGATTATGAGCGCAGGAACCCTGTATTTGAAGATACACCTGATACGCCAATATTGGAAAGAAGAGCTGGAGGCAATAACAATAGAGAGGCAACAGATGAAGTTGTGCTTGATAGGTCCTTCCCGCGTAACGAACATTTATCAAAATAG